A window of the Vanessa cardui chromosome 27, ilVanCard2.1, whole genome shotgun sequence genome harbors these coding sequences:
- the LOC124540946 gene encoding coiled-coil domain-containing protein 13 produces the protein MDSKKLPSNTRIRSKSNLKDEKLIEMGAKIDETDEMKLKMLAALDKPEEDDILYPPELNAHLIEQLKIMTGENNELRKCVFMKEEEVKELNKTISDLKQRIRDIISGTGPAISSKSAGIISAKITELCKQNRHLVSEVESYKTKNASLERKIMQLDIINKENEKLEACLCKEEIIDVNSDELKELNSKLSVVNKKLYESKNRNLELKNDILIATKILQQELGDKFTSIKELQNDLAGWKGRAQQIVLLQAKNAELEEKLNGKNKEATETKRKDQAQVIRELEQKRKKDTDQAMKDLNMLKDENQELKKKLDGAKCRIRNLECDSTIIKQKMQTFVEKSHHDDLLITEQRNQIKNLEIYYQEILKENTSKITKMNNEIVEYQKLIRNTDAKIDALRQQASEKATKIEELRAQLLRYEECSLQSVFFTPMKTATDNEIKKLSELIVTLNERLDAERHKWEELDLIHRKLKEKKKRLERKVVSLEEELKTLKEGSRKGSRTSKTLLSKEQQYDIGAFGTASLTKKPSSVVVFEKPSETVSSETPTGYEALDRDELKYKLELADEKLKIMEDKLKMIEEEKQDDYKNLTEMIQTSKQLFNEALSVLKRDKCQCSH, from the exons ATGGATAGCAAAAAACTACCTTCAAATACAAGAATTAGATCGAAAAGCAATTTAAAAGacgaaaaattaattgaaatggGAGCGAAAATCGATGAGACGGATGAAATGAAACTGAAGATGTTAGCGGCACTTGATAAACCAGAGGaagatgatattttatatcCACCGGAACTAAATGCACATTTAATTGAACAGCTTAAG ATTATGACTGGCGAGAATAACGAGCTACGAAAATGTGTATTTATGAAAGAAGAAGAGGTGAAAGAACTTAATAAAACAATCTCGGACCTTAAGCAACGTATACGTGACATAATATCTGGTACTGGACCAGCTATTTCATCAAAGTCGGCTGGAATAATAAGTGCTAAAATAACCGAGCTCTGTAAACAGAACCGACATTTAGTATCTGAAGTTGAAAGCTATAAAACGAAAAATGCATCTCTCGAAAGAAAAATAATGCAGctcgatattataaataaagaaaatgaaaaattagaAGCATGCCTTTGCAAAGAAGAAATAATTGATGTTAATTCGGACGAACTAAAAGAATTAAATAGTAAACTCAGTGTAGtcaataaaaaactttatgaaagtaaaaatagaAATCTTGAATTAAAGaatgatatattaatagcaACGAAAATACTACAACAAGAGCTTGGCGATAAATTTACGAGTATAAAAgaattacaaaatgatttagCTGGTTGGAAGGGTAGGGCACAGCAGATTGTTTTGTTACAAGCTAAAAACGCTGAACTAGAAGAAAAGCTTAACGGTAAAAATAAAGAGGCGACTGAAACTAAGAGAAAAGATCAAGCTCAA gtGATCCGAGAATTAGAACAGAAAAGGAAAAAAGATACAGACCAAGCTATGAAAGATTTGAATATGCTTAAGGATGAGAATCAAGaactaaaaaagaaattagATGGAGCGAAATGCCGAATAAGAAATTTAGAGTGTGATTCGACAATAATAAAGCAAAAAATGCAAACTTTTGTTGAGAAAAGTCACCACGACGATCTTCTCATAACAGAGCAAAGA aatcaaataaaaaatctggAAATTTACTATCAGGAAATTCTAAAAGAGAATACGTCAAAGATAACAAAGATGAACAATGAAATTGTAGAATATCAAAAGTTAATCAGAAATACGGATGCGAAAATTGACGCTCTTAGACAACAAGCCTCAGAGAAAGCGACAAAAATTGAGGAATTGAGAGCTCAGTTATTAAGATATGAAGAATGTTCCCTGCAAAGTGTCTTCTTTACTCCAATGAAAACAGCTAcagacaatgaaataaaaaagctatCAGAATTAATTGTTACGCTGAATGAGAGGTTAGATGCTGAACGTCATAAATGGGAAGAATTGGATTTAATACATAGAAAGCTAAAAGAAAAGAAGAAAAGGCTAGAACGAAAAGTAGTATCTTTGGAGGAAGAATTGAAAACTCTAAAAGAAGGTTCTAGGAAAGGATCAAGAACATCTAAAACATTATTGTCAAAAGAGCAGCAATATGATATAGGTGCATTTGGAACAGCATCGTTAACAAAGAAGCCATCATCAGTCGTTGTATTTGAAAAGCCTAGTGAGACGGTATCATCAGAAACTCCAACAGGCTATGAAGCTTTAGATAGAGATGAATTGAAGTACAAGTTAGAGTTGGCAGACGAAAAACTGAAAATAATGGAAGACAAACTTAAAATGATTGAAGAAGAAAAGCAAGATGACTACAAAAATCTAACGGAAATGATACAGACTTCAAAACAATTGTTCAACGAAGCGTTGTCGGTTTTAAAACGTGACAAGTGTCAATGTtctcattaa